Part of the Chitinivibrionales bacterium genome, GCTGATGGCCGATGGCCTCGAACGCGCCGGCGACCTCGATGGAGCTTGTATCGCCGGTTTTCGTGTCTTTGAGCCTCACGCTTCTGAGCAGGGAATCTCCTGCGAATTCCTCAACGATCTTGTTCCACAGCGGCTGTATTTTCTGGTTGCCCAGCAGGCGCTGCTGCATGATGCTGCTTGCTCTCAGGGAATCCCTGCGGTGGATGAGATAGACCTTTGAGCCGTATTTCGAAAGGTACATGGCGTCCTCGACCGCAGTGTCGCCGCCTCCGATCACGGCCAGCGGCTTGTTGCGGAAGATGGGCAGTCCGCCGTCGCACACGGCGCATGCGGAGATGCCGTGCTGAAAGAATTTCTTTTCGGATGCAAGGGAAAGACGCTTGGCAGTGGCGCCGGTGGCGATGATCAGCGAGCACGTTTCATAGGCGGCGCCGCTGGACGAGGTCATTTGAAACGGGTGCTTGGAAAGATCAATGGATTCGATGTCCTCGGTGATCATCCTTGTCCCGAACCGTTTGGCCTGCCCGCGTATCTCGGCCATGAGGTCCGGGCCTGCAATGCCTTTTTTAAATCCGGGGAAGTTTTCTATGTCCGAGGTTATCATGAGCTGGCCGCCCGGAATCCCGCCCGCCTGGAATCCCTCGAACAGCAGGGGAGCAAGGTTCGCCCGTGCCGCGTAAATCGCGGCGGTGAGCCCTGCAGGGCCCGAGCCGATGATGATGAGCTTTTCCGACATTACTTCCTCCGAAAAAGGATTCTATATTTTTTGCGGAATCGTTAATAAAATAATATCGATTAATCGTGATAATCGCGCAATATTTTGCCGGGAAGGGCTTGTTTTGTAAATGCATCAATAATCATGGCGCCTGCCGGTCACGGTACCGTGCCTCCCTACGGGCTCGGCCACTCGCCTCGTTGCCGGACCGCCCGCATCTCGATACGCCACTCTAAAGCGTGGCTACTCCACGACAGGGCTGAATAAGGGGACGGCATGAGGCAAACGGCTTAATTAAGTGCGCGAAGCGCAACTACCTTGCCTCAGGGAACGAAGTGACACAAGGCAAGGGATATGACAATGAAGCACGAAGTGCTATCACCACACCTTGTAGAATGCAATGACAATGCGCTCGACCGCACCCTCCGGTCCGCACTGGCGCGGAACATCCTCCTCTACTTTACAAACACAAATCGACCTTGGGAATGAGTCCAAATCTTCCGTAAATTGTATATCGTCCATGCTTGCAAGGCGGCTTAAAACAGGCGGATGGACAACAAGTACAGAAAATCCGACCAACGGGACTCCGCGGGTGCGCCCAGCGGATGTATGAATCTTGCCACGGCAGGTACCCGGCCGCACCCAGGAGGGGTAGCGAAGGACCGGGCGCGCTTTACGGGTACGAATTAGCTTAAATACGGTGGAGCGCGACCGGGTCTGAGCGAGGGGGAGACTTCCCCCGCCTGAATTAAATTTAATCTATTTTACTTTTTTCAGCGACTATAATATTTGAACATGTTATTTCACTTTTCCCTTATATTTATCATATAGTAGTCCATATTGACTTGTTCAACTTTAAAGTGTTATACTTTTACTAACTATCCACAAGGCGGGGAACCCTATCAAAGGACGGAATCCATGAAACGTATCAAATTGATCATGTCACTGCTGTGTGTCGCGGCGGCAATGAGCACCGCGCAGGGCGCGACCATTTTCTCCGACGATTTCTCCGACTCAAACGCGTCAAAGCTCAATTGGATAGAGCTCGGCCAGAACATGACCGTCTCCTATACCGGCGGCATCCTTACCATCAAGAATGACGATGCAAACTTCACGGGATTCATGATCCATAATTTTTCCGGCACCAAGCCTTCCACGTTTACGCTTTCCGCGCAGATGACCATTACCGACCCGACTTCCAACGGCGTTGGCATGATGTACTGTCTCAACAGTCAATCTCAGCTGAAGGGCTATTCTCTCCAGTTGGGAATCTCACAGTATGTTTACGTGGAAAAATACGACACCGGCAACCCAACGCAGATCGTGCAAAAGTCATCGTCAACGGTGGATCCGACCACTAACGTCATCCAAGTGAGCAAGAGCGGCGACCTGTTCGCCGTGTCGTGCAACGGAACTTATGTGCAGAAATTCAATGACAACACCTTTCCCAGCGGCGACATCGCGCTCATCGTGCCCCCCAAGACAACGGCGAAGTTCGACAATGTGCTCATGACCGATGTGTACGTGCCCCCCGTGATGCCCACGTGCTTCGCCGACTCGTTTCCCACCACCGACCTTGAGGGATGGAACCTCGGCCTCCAGCAGGGAACCATAACGGTGGGCGCCGGCGCGCTTGTCAACGACAACACCGACACCACGTTTTCGAGCATCATCTACAACGACGTGGGTGATTATTCCCACGCGTCCATGAGGGCCGTTGTCACCAGCACGAGCGGGACCGGCATGTACGGCGTCACGTTCGTGTCCGACATCCAGAACGGGGCCAAGACCTTCGCCTTTGTCGTAAGCCCGGACCGCCGCTATGCCATCATATATCCCGACAGCCCGTCGGTGAACACGCGCAATCCTCAGAGTTACATCAAGGGGTCGCTGGGAAAGGATACGCTTGACGTGATACGCTACGCCACGAGGTACGCGTTCGTCATCAACGGCACCGACGTGGGTGAAAACATTCCGGTGCCCGCAAGCTACAACATCGAGGGCGCGGGACTGTACACGGGCAAGAAGACATCGATGACCTGCAATTATTTCATCGTTGGCGGGGACAGCACCGGCGCGAAATGCCTGCCCAGCGCGGTTTCCAACAAGCGTCTCTCGTATCAAGCGGCTGTTCGGCCGGTTCTTGCAAAAGGCTGCCTTATCTACGATATCATGGGGCGCAAGGTGGGGGTGTACGACGGCGTCTCGCTTTCCGCAATGAGACTCGGCAGGGGCCTGTACTTCATCATGCCCGCGGGCGACGCCGCGCAAAACGCCAAGCCGGTGCGCATGCTGCAGATTAAGAATTAATTCGTTTTGAAGGACAGAAATAAAAAGGCCCCGGTTGTCATTACCGGGGCCTTTTTATTTGAATCCTGCAGGAAGAACCCAATCTTCCCGCATTTTAAATCATTACGCCTTAGCCATTGCCTTAAGGCATTTCATGCAGATTTTTATGCGCTTGGACGTTCCGTTCACCTTGGTCTTGATGGTGCGCAGGTTGGGAAAGAAAATCCTTTTGTTGACATTGTGCGCGTGCGAGATGGTCGAGCCGGACACCGGGCTTTTCCCGCACAC contains:
- the trxB gene encoding thioredoxin-disulfide reductase; this encodes MSEKLIIIGSGPAGLTAAIYAARANLAPLLFEGFQAGGIPGGQLMITSDIENFPGFKKGIAGPDLMAEIRGQAKRFGTRMITEDIESIDLSKHPFQMTSSSGAAYETCSLIIATGATAKRLSLASEKKFFQHGISACAVCDGGLPIFRNKPLAVIGGGDTAVEDAMYLSKYGSKVYLIHRRDSLRASSIMQQRLLGNQKIQPLWNKIVEEFAGDSLLRSVRLKDTKTGDTSSIEVAGAFEAIGHQPNTGFLNGQLLLNESGYIFTHPGTATTSLDGVFAAGDVQDFRYRQAITAAGSGCMAAFDALKWLTEKGYC
- the rpmB gene encoding 50S ribosomal protein L28, giving the protein MAKTCEVCGKSPVSGSTISHAHNVNKRIFFPNLRTIKTKVNGTSKRIKICMKCLKAMAKA